From a region of the Acidimicrobiales bacterium genome:
- a CDS encoding M23 family metallopeptidase has translation MRGVIGGIRPGPAELVERATDSHSGVVRAAARLLLAADATSLPLGRRLRGVASRLSAPEAGDPAHPVLRKGLLSYSAALIVIGASVAVGVMPHPASERLATGRAVRESATTAPSPQALGGPPLTAPAPTTTVPAPAPPTTLAPTTTTTAAPKLPAPAATATSSSSSGLPLPIQYLKNGSVDNGVDYSAPGGTPLYAMGPGTIIQEGIGGFGSNAPVLRITSGPLAGRTVYYGHSGPDLVHVGSQVVAGQQISIVGYGIVGISSGPHLEIGFWPVGSSGGGRPMLTYINSVVGHSTGG, from the coding sequence GTGCGAGGAGTCATCGGGGGGATCCGCCCCGGGCCGGCCGAGCTCGTGGAGCGGGCCACTGACTCTCACTCCGGCGTGGTGCGGGCGGCAGCTCGACTGCTCCTGGCGGCGGACGCCACATCCCTTCCTCTCGGGCGCCGGCTGCGCGGTGTGGCCTCCCGCCTGTCGGCGCCGGAAGCGGGCGACCCGGCGCACCCGGTGCTCCGCAAGGGCCTGCTCAGCTACTCGGCCGCCCTGATCGTGATCGGCGCCAGCGTCGCCGTCGGGGTCATGCCCCACCCCGCCTCCGAGCGCCTGGCGACGGGCCGGGCAGTCCGCGAGTCTGCGACCACCGCTCCCTCGCCGCAGGCGTTGGGAGGCCCGCCCCTCACGGCACCTGCCCCTACGACGACGGTCCCTGCGCCCGCTCCCCCGACGACGCTCGCACCCACCACCACCACCACTGCTGCTCCCAAGCTGCCGGCACCGGCCGCGACAGCGACCAGCTCCAGCAGCTCGGGTCTGCCGCTGCCGATCCAGTACCTGAAGAACGGCTCGGTCGACAACGGCGTCGACTACTCCGCCCCCGGCGGCACACCCCTGTATGCCATGGGCCCCGGCACCATCATCCAGGAGGGGATCGGCGGCTTCGGATCGAACGCCCCCGTGCTCCGGATCACCTCGGGCCCCCTGGCGGGCAGGACCGTCTACTACGGCCACTCCGGACCCGACCTCGTCCACGTCGGGAGCCAGGTGGTCGCCGGCCAGCAGATCTCCATCGTGGGCTACGGGATCGTCGGCATCTCGAGCGGCCCGCACCTGGAGATCGGCTTCTGGCCCGTCGGCAGCTCGGGTGGCGGGAGGCCCATGCTCACCTACATCAACTCGGTGGTCGGGCACTCGACCGGCGGCTGA